In a genomic window of Brassica rapa cultivar Chiifu-401-42 chromosome A10, CAAS_Brap_v3.01, whole genome shotgun sequence:
- the LOC103846152 gene encoding dentin sialophosphoprotein isoform X1: MGIDVKETCAILWKVIGFSMSTSIKFMRNHPILSLVSMFLLALYILLPSLLFFLIYSSPVLACVVVYAREKLGLRFSGSSSGPESCQGEKKGGRCHLRQQRSVRRNARMKVEEWDSQTSDEEKDKVILTSLYNDLLGRTPQFEESPKAIETNVVEEEKDKAFAEEDSRMSSQDLGYLNVEEEPMVCNCEDNEEKKHDDGKEEIMSNVNEHGISEVERNKRLESLIARRRTRRLFKLALDQHNKLQAEETTSPTQNNNLHITVPRNNNNNSFEKRRSYQSGLQVPGSAPSVMLQARSPFDIPYDPQEERPNLTGDSFDQEFSFFNPNDMFLCRHESFCRFAHFSPEHAQCMNSPVPASDISTTRKLLDLDNEYMDHNEQNISCYVKQVTTKDDDKSVESGKNGDVEVNHETDTSEEDDDTSSCSEESEAELNRFNKAELREAISHSMDKFPGFLVNQARNDIPSPLPRGLLAPRLDDNNMFYARRGASSHNRTFSIASDMQVEVSELGSPPTTVDWLDDWSNGGESYTYDTDIDREIIRGEESRKRISQQCESRSGTGTKEDDNGLVTKPYQKCLSDEHLRTADEMSLIDRRSQTRENFEMRPSRSSDVPKSRSYGKLDGLLFHTSVSLSSITEEPETILDSVDVGNKVSLTSGDSSMKNLTDEEVVGVSGPPKIMDLSSIGHQQKDKILNSIQGEHDTDIHMKEHENEKPKECEAAQSILDASLDATYVESFGREIKDEEEPDLDKSTKEVTQQREDKTLQGDLMGFWTKKKGDLMGSPKLQESEVMEENGQELVKNSDENVKPMEQEETHDVLDASLIHPCTQLSEEYGNAKNDSDVILIQVQDGNNSTLDDSTDQQFSKEGESSGLLKESTQESNNIVNIEEESIGLEDAPNSQPWTQQQGTYSSQKPEHDEIISQDIAKDMEYENTKPMEYEADQSVLNSSLDTPCVDSFEREMKEEEEPNLDNFTMDVTEQIEGKALQGDLTSSHFLTNLQESEVVEENDPKLVKKSDKSAKLVKQEKTHDVLEASSIPPYTQLIEGHENAKNDCDVTLLKVQDGNHSTLDESTDQKFSKEGENSGLLKDLHAEPTQEYNNIVNVKEELIDLEDAHDSQGSQPWTQQNGTDSSEIISPRTSEITQRPEHDVSHDTAKDKVATEAKDSTDTQKNVEENLKHEQVIEEDVEKELLTLQALHHNTGLTAREDDEESKKVVEAVHNSETKTSKTETDP; this comes from the exons ATGGGTATTGACGTGAAGGAAACATGCGCAATATTATGGAAAGTTATTGGATTCTCGATGAGCACAAGCATCAAATTCATGAGAAACCACCCAATCTTGTCTCTGGTTTCCATGTTCTTACTCGCGTTATACATTCTCCTCCCCTCCTTATTATTCTTCTTGATATACTCGTCGCCGGTTCTTGCATGTGTTGTAGTGTACGCCCGAGAGAAACTGGGATTGAGATTTTCCGGTTCCTCTTCGGGGCCAGAGAGTTGTCAAGGAGAAAAGAAAGGTGGTAGATGTCACTTAAGACAACAAAGAAGTGTCCGAAGAAACGCTCGAATGAAGGTTGAGGAATGGGATTCACAAACAAGCGACGAAGAGAAGGACAAAGTTATCTTGACCTCTCTCTACAACGATCTCCTCGGACGTACACCACAATTCGAGGAGTCTCCAAAAGCAATAGAAACCAACGTagtagaagaagagaaagataaGGCTTTTGCTGAAGAAGATTCAAGAATGTCTTCTCAAGATTTGGGTTATCTTAACGTTGAAGAAGAGCCAATGGTATGCAACTGTGAGGACAATGAAGAGAAGAAACATGATGATGGTAAAGAAGAGATCATGAGCAATGTGAACGAACATGGGATCTCAGAGGTTGAGAGAAACAAGAGACTAGAGAGTCTAATCGCTAGAAGAAGGACAAGACGACTCTTTAAACTAGCTTTAGATCAACATAATAAGCTTCAAGCTGAAGAGACAACCAGCCCTACACAGAACAACAACCTTCATATTACGGTTCCGAGgaacaataacaacaacagtTTTGAAAAGCGTCGAAGCTATCAATCAGGTTTGCAAGTTCCAGGGTCAGCGCCTTCTGTGATGCTACAAGCGAGAAGCCCTTTCGATATTCCTTATGATCCTCAAGAGGAAAGACCTAATCTAACTGGAGATAGCTTTGATCaagagttttcattttttaacccTAATGATATGTTCCTTTGTCGTCATGAGAGTTTCTGCCGTTTTGCTCATTTTTCTCCAGAACATGCTCAGTGTATGAACAGCCCAGTTCCTGCTTCAGACATTTCCACTACTAGGAAACTTTTAG aTTTGGACAATGAGTATATGGATCATAATGAACAAAACATCTCATGCTACGTCAAACAAGTCACAACAAAGGATGATGATAAAAGCGTTGAGAGCGGGAAAAATGGAGACGTGGAAGTTAATCATGAGACAGATACaagtgaagaagatgatgatactTCAAGTTGTTCAGAAGAAAGTGAGGCAGAACTCAACCGTTTCAACAAAGCAGAGCTCAGAGAAGCTATAAGCCACTCGATGGATAAGTTTCCTGGGTTTCTTGTGAATCAAGCAAGAAACGACATCCCAAGCCCATTACCTAGAGGCTTATTAGCGCCAAGACTCGATGATAACAACATGTTTTATGCTCGCAGAGGCGCAAGTTCTCACAACCGAACATTCTCCATTGCCTCAGATATGCAAGTTGAGGTTTCAGAGCTTGGTTCACCTCCTACGACGGTTGATTGGCTTGATGACTGGTCTAACGGTGGAGAATCATACACGTATGATACTGATATTGATAGAGAAATCATCCGCGGTGAAGAATCACGTAAGAGGATCTCTCAACAATGTGAATCAAGAAGTGGAACTGGAACAAAAGAGGATGATAATGGGCTAGTGACTAAACCATATCAGAAATGTTTGTCAGATGAACACCTTAGGACCGCTGATGAGATGTCTTTGATAGATAGAAGAAGCCAAACCAGAGAGAATTTTGAGATGAGACCTTCTCGTTCAAGTGATGTGCCCAAGTCTAGAAGCTATGGAAAATTAGATGGTTTGTTGTTCCATACGAGTGTTTCCTTGTCTTCTATAACAGAAGAACCTGAAACAATCTTGGACTCGGTCGACGTGGGAAACAAGGTATCTCTAACTTCTGGGGATTCATCCATGAAGAACTTGACTGATGAGGAAGTTGTTGGTGTTAGTGGACCTCCAAAGATTATGGATTTAAGTAGCATTGGTCACCAACAGAAGGATAAGATCTTGAATAGCATTCAAGGAGAACATGATACAGATATTCATATGAAGGAGCATGAGAACGAAAAACCAAAGGAATGTGAGGCAGCTCAGAGCATCTTGGATGCTTCTTTGGACGCTACCTATGTAGAATCTTTTGGAAGAGAGataaaagatgaagaagagccAGACTTGGATAAATCTACAAAGGAGGTAACACAACAAAGAGAAGATAAGACACTTCAAGGTGACTTGATGGGAttttggacaaaaaaaaaaggtgactTGATGGGTTCTCCGAAATTACAAGAAAGTGAAGTCATGGAAGAGAATGGTCAGGAGTTAGTGAAAAATTCTGATGAGAATGTAAAGCCAATGGAGCAAGAGGAAACTCATGACGTCTTGGACGCATCTTTAATCCATCCTTGCACACAATTGTCTGAAGAATATGGTAATGCAAAAAATGATAGTGATGTGATACTTATACAAGTTCAGGATGGTAATAACTCAACATTGGATGACTCAACTGATCAGCAATTCTCTAAAGAAGGAGAAAGTTCAGGGTTATTGAAAGAATCGACCCAAGAAAGCAACAATATAGTTAACATTGAGGAAGAATCAATAGGTTTAGAAGACGCTCCTAATTCACAACCATGGACTCAACAG CAAGGTACATATTCTTCCCAAAAACCGGAGCATGACGAGATTATCTCTCAAGATATTGCTAAAGATATGGAGTATGAAAACACAAAACCAATGGAATATGAGGCAGATCAGAGCGTCTTGAATTCTTCTTTAGACACTCCATGTGTAGACTCATTTGAAAGAGaaatgaaagaagaagaagaaccaaacTTAGATAATTTCACAATGGATGTAACAGAACAAATAGAAGGTAAGGCACTTCAAGGTGACCTGACGAGTTCTcattttcttacaaatttacaaGAAAGTGAGGTCGTGGAAGAGAATGATCCGAAATTAGTCAAAAAATCTGATAAGAGTGCAAAGCTAGTGAAACAAGAGAAAACTCATGACGTTTTAGAAGCATCTTCAATCCCTCCTTATACACAATTGATTGAAGGCCAcgaaaatgcaaaaaatgatTGTGATGTGACACTTCTGAAAGTTCAAGACGGTAATCACTCAACATTGGATGAGTCAACTGATCAGAAGTTCTCTAAGGAAGGAGAAAATTCAGGGTTATTGAAAGATCTTCATGCTGAACCGACCCAAGAATACAATAATATAGTGAATGTTAAGGAAGAATTAATAGATTTAGAAGACGCTCATGATTCACAAGGTTCACAACCATGGACACAACAG AACGGTACAGATTCTTCCGAAATAATATCACCAAGAACATCGGAGATCACCCAAAGACCAGAGCATGACGTCTCTCATGATACTGCTAAAGATAAAGTTGCTACAGAAGCTAAAGACTCAACTGATACTCAGAAGAATGTTGAAGAGAATCTGAAACATGAGCAAGTTATAGAAGAAGATGTGGAAAAGGAATTGCTTACTTTACAAGCATTGCACCATAACACTGGTTTAACGGCTAGGGAAGACGATGAAGAATCCAAGAAAGTGGTTGAAGCAGTGCACAATTCAGAGACCAAAACATCAAAGACGGAAACAGATCCTTAG
- the LOC103846152 gene encoding uncharacterized protein LOC103846152 isoform X2, with protein sequence MGIDVKETCAILWKVIGFSMSTSIKFMRNHPILSLVSMFLLALYILLPSLLFFLIYSSPVLACVVVYAREKLGLRFSGSSSGPESCQGEKKGGRCHLRQQRSVRRNARMKVEEWDSQTSDEEKDKVILTSLYNDLLGRTPQFEESPKAIETNVVEEEKDKAFAEEDSRMSSQDLGYLNVEEEPMVCNCEDNEEKKHDDGKEEIMSNVNEHGISEVERNKRLESLIARRRTRRLFKLALDQHNKLQAEETTSPTQNNNLHITVPRNNNNNSFEKRRSYQSGLQVPGSAPSVMLQARSPFDIPYDPQEERPNLTGDSFDQEFSFFNPNDMFLCRHESFCRFAHFSPEHAQCMNSPVPASDISTTRKLLDLDNEYMDHNEQNISCYVKQVTTKDDDKSVESGKNGDVEVNHETDTSEEDDDTSSCSEESEAELNRFNKAELREAISHSMDKFPGFLVNQARNDIPSPLPRGLLAPRLDDNNMFYARRGASSHNRTFSIASDMQVEVSELGSPPTTVDWLDDWSNGGESYTYDTDIDREIIRGEESRKRISQQCESRSGTGTKEDDNGLVTKPYQKCLSDEHLRTADEMSLIDRRSQTRENFEMRPSRSSDVPKSRSYGKLDGLLFHTSVSLSSITEEPETILDSVDVGNKVSLTSGDSSMKNLTDEEVVGVSGPPKIMDLSSIGHQQKDKILNSIQGEHDTDIHMKEHENEKPKECEAAQSILDASLDATYVESFGREIKDEEEPDLDKSTKEVTQQREDKTLQGDLMGSPKLQESEVMEENGQELVKNSDENVKPMEQEETHDVLDASLIHPCTQLSEEYGNAKNDSDVILIQVQDGNNSTLDDSTDQQFSKEGESSGLLKESTQESNNIVNIEEESIGLEDAPNSQPWTQQQGTYSSQKPEHDEIISQDIAKDMEYENTKPMEYEADQSVLNSSLDTPCVDSFEREMKEEEEPNLDNFTMDVTEQIEGKALQGDLTSSHFLTNLQESEVVEENDPKLVKKSDKSAKLVKQEKTHDVLEASSIPPYTQLIEGHENAKNDCDVTLLKVQDGNHSTLDESTDQKFSKEGENSGLLKDLHAEPTQEYNNIVNVKEELIDLEDAHDSQGSQPWTQQNGTDSSEIISPRTSEITQRPEHDVSHDTAKDKVATEAKDSTDTQKNVEENLKHEQVIEEDVEKELLTLQALHHNTGLTAREDDEESKKVVEAVHNSETKTSKTETDP encoded by the exons ATGGGTATTGACGTGAAGGAAACATGCGCAATATTATGGAAAGTTATTGGATTCTCGATGAGCACAAGCATCAAATTCATGAGAAACCACCCAATCTTGTCTCTGGTTTCCATGTTCTTACTCGCGTTATACATTCTCCTCCCCTCCTTATTATTCTTCTTGATATACTCGTCGCCGGTTCTTGCATGTGTTGTAGTGTACGCCCGAGAGAAACTGGGATTGAGATTTTCCGGTTCCTCTTCGGGGCCAGAGAGTTGTCAAGGAGAAAAGAAAGGTGGTAGATGTCACTTAAGACAACAAAGAAGTGTCCGAAGAAACGCTCGAATGAAGGTTGAGGAATGGGATTCACAAACAAGCGACGAAGAGAAGGACAAAGTTATCTTGACCTCTCTCTACAACGATCTCCTCGGACGTACACCACAATTCGAGGAGTCTCCAAAAGCAATAGAAACCAACGTagtagaagaagagaaagataaGGCTTTTGCTGAAGAAGATTCAAGAATGTCTTCTCAAGATTTGGGTTATCTTAACGTTGAAGAAGAGCCAATGGTATGCAACTGTGAGGACAATGAAGAGAAGAAACATGATGATGGTAAAGAAGAGATCATGAGCAATGTGAACGAACATGGGATCTCAGAGGTTGAGAGAAACAAGAGACTAGAGAGTCTAATCGCTAGAAGAAGGACAAGACGACTCTTTAAACTAGCTTTAGATCAACATAATAAGCTTCAAGCTGAAGAGACAACCAGCCCTACACAGAACAACAACCTTCATATTACGGTTCCGAGgaacaataacaacaacagtTTTGAAAAGCGTCGAAGCTATCAATCAGGTTTGCAAGTTCCAGGGTCAGCGCCTTCTGTGATGCTACAAGCGAGAAGCCCTTTCGATATTCCTTATGATCCTCAAGAGGAAAGACCTAATCTAACTGGAGATAGCTTTGATCaagagttttcattttttaacccTAATGATATGTTCCTTTGTCGTCATGAGAGTTTCTGCCGTTTTGCTCATTTTTCTCCAGAACATGCTCAGTGTATGAACAGCCCAGTTCCTGCTTCAGACATTTCCACTACTAGGAAACTTTTAG aTTTGGACAATGAGTATATGGATCATAATGAACAAAACATCTCATGCTACGTCAAACAAGTCACAACAAAGGATGATGATAAAAGCGTTGAGAGCGGGAAAAATGGAGACGTGGAAGTTAATCATGAGACAGATACaagtgaagaagatgatgatactTCAAGTTGTTCAGAAGAAAGTGAGGCAGAACTCAACCGTTTCAACAAAGCAGAGCTCAGAGAAGCTATAAGCCACTCGATGGATAAGTTTCCTGGGTTTCTTGTGAATCAAGCAAGAAACGACATCCCAAGCCCATTACCTAGAGGCTTATTAGCGCCAAGACTCGATGATAACAACATGTTTTATGCTCGCAGAGGCGCAAGTTCTCACAACCGAACATTCTCCATTGCCTCAGATATGCAAGTTGAGGTTTCAGAGCTTGGTTCACCTCCTACGACGGTTGATTGGCTTGATGACTGGTCTAACGGTGGAGAATCATACACGTATGATACTGATATTGATAGAGAAATCATCCGCGGTGAAGAATCACGTAAGAGGATCTCTCAACAATGTGAATCAAGAAGTGGAACTGGAACAAAAGAGGATGATAATGGGCTAGTGACTAAACCATATCAGAAATGTTTGTCAGATGAACACCTTAGGACCGCTGATGAGATGTCTTTGATAGATAGAAGAAGCCAAACCAGAGAGAATTTTGAGATGAGACCTTCTCGTTCAAGTGATGTGCCCAAGTCTAGAAGCTATGGAAAATTAGATGGTTTGTTGTTCCATACGAGTGTTTCCTTGTCTTCTATAACAGAAGAACCTGAAACAATCTTGGACTCGGTCGACGTGGGAAACAAGGTATCTCTAACTTCTGGGGATTCATCCATGAAGAACTTGACTGATGAGGAAGTTGTTGGTGTTAGTGGACCTCCAAAGATTATGGATTTAAGTAGCATTGGTCACCAACAGAAGGATAAGATCTTGAATAGCATTCAAGGAGAACATGATACAGATATTCATATGAAGGAGCATGAGAACGAAAAACCAAAGGAATGTGAGGCAGCTCAGAGCATCTTGGATGCTTCTTTGGACGCTACCTATGTAGAATCTTTTGGAAGAGAGataaaagatgaagaagagccAGACTTGGATAAATCTACAAAGGAGGTAACACAACAAAGAGAAGATAAGACACTTCAAG gtgactTGATGGGTTCTCCGAAATTACAAGAAAGTGAAGTCATGGAAGAGAATGGTCAGGAGTTAGTGAAAAATTCTGATGAGAATGTAAAGCCAATGGAGCAAGAGGAAACTCATGACGTCTTGGACGCATCTTTAATCCATCCTTGCACACAATTGTCTGAAGAATATGGTAATGCAAAAAATGATAGTGATGTGATACTTATACAAGTTCAGGATGGTAATAACTCAACATTGGATGACTCAACTGATCAGCAATTCTCTAAAGAAGGAGAAAGTTCAGGGTTATTGAAAGAATCGACCCAAGAAAGCAACAATATAGTTAACATTGAGGAAGAATCAATAGGTTTAGAAGACGCTCCTAATTCACAACCATGGACTCAACAG CAAGGTACATATTCTTCCCAAAAACCGGAGCATGACGAGATTATCTCTCAAGATATTGCTAAAGATATGGAGTATGAAAACACAAAACCAATGGAATATGAGGCAGATCAGAGCGTCTTGAATTCTTCTTTAGACACTCCATGTGTAGACTCATTTGAAAGAGaaatgaaagaagaagaagaaccaaacTTAGATAATTTCACAATGGATGTAACAGAACAAATAGAAGGTAAGGCACTTCAAGGTGACCTGACGAGTTCTcattttcttacaaatttacaaGAAAGTGAGGTCGTGGAAGAGAATGATCCGAAATTAGTCAAAAAATCTGATAAGAGTGCAAAGCTAGTGAAACAAGAGAAAACTCATGACGTTTTAGAAGCATCTTCAATCCCTCCTTATACACAATTGATTGAAGGCCAcgaaaatgcaaaaaatgatTGTGATGTGACACTTCTGAAAGTTCAAGACGGTAATCACTCAACATTGGATGAGTCAACTGATCAGAAGTTCTCTAAGGAAGGAGAAAATTCAGGGTTATTGAAAGATCTTCATGCTGAACCGACCCAAGAATACAATAATATAGTGAATGTTAAGGAAGAATTAATAGATTTAGAAGACGCTCATGATTCACAAGGTTCACAACCATGGACACAACAG AACGGTACAGATTCTTCCGAAATAATATCACCAAGAACATCGGAGATCACCCAAAGACCAGAGCATGACGTCTCTCATGATACTGCTAAAGATAAAGTTGCTACAGAAGCTAAAGACTCAACTGATACTCAGAAGAATGTTGAAGAGAATCTGAAACATGAGCAAGTTATAGAAGAAGATGTGGAAAAGGAATTGCTTACTTTACAAGCATTGCACCATAACACTGGTTTAACGGCTAGGGAAGACGATGAAGAATCCAAGAAAGTGGTTGAAGCAGTGCACAATTCAGAGACCAAAACATCAAAGACGGAAACAGATCCTTAG
- the LOC103845313 gene encoding agamous-like MADS-box protein AGL82 translates to MRVQKMAHEKVVDLQRITNDKTRMTTYKKRRACLYKKAGEFSTLCGVQTCLIVYGPTKATDEVISKPEIWPEDETKARDIIRRYRDTASNSCRKEAHVETFVNDKGKAKETENTNNNNNNNKRGMNNKNKYCCWEERLEKCSQEQLRGIFDDVGNKLHEAIMRQNRRAQHQAMEPQTPQNLMDPYYMSQYFAGYQQQQCLMFPYHNMSFPLFSPHDDQIPMEPILVENFADSSGVNQGFMMSKGNESTQFMQRQAPYYIEPVVQRSASFNVNPFTGYQVPYNVPRLPANQAEVWDFMAKKPI, encoded by the coding sequence ATGAGGGTACAAAAGATGGCGCATGAGAAAGTCGTGGACTTACAAAGGATAACGAACGATAAGACAAGGATGACCACTTACAAGAAAAGGAGAGCCTGTCTTTACAAGAAGGCAGGAGAGTTCTCAACTCTCTGCGGCGTCCAGACATGTCTCATCGTATACGGGCCCACCAAAGCGACCGATGAGGTGATTTCCAAACCTGAGATATGGCCGGAGGACGAGACCAAAGCCAGAGACATCATACGCAGGTACAGAGACACAGCCTCCAACAGCTGCAGGAAAGAGGCCCACGTCGAGACGTTCGTTAACGATAAAGGTAAGGCAAAAGAGACGGAgaatactaataataataataataataataagagagGGATGAATAACAAGAATAAGTATTGTTGTTGGGAGGAGAGGCTAGAGAAGTGTTCACAAGAGCAGCTACGTGGGATTTTTGATGACGTGGGAAACAAGTTGCATGAAGCTATAATGAGACAGAATCGTAGGGCTCAGCATCAAGCCATGGAGCCACAAACCCCGCAGAATTTGATGGATCCATATTACATGTCACAATACTTTGCTGGTTACCAGCAGCAACAGTGCTTGATGTTCCCATATCATAATATGAGTTTCCCGTTGTTCTCGCCTCATGATGATCAGATTCCAATGGAGCCGATTCTAGTGGAGAATTTTGCCGACTCATCAGGGGTAAATCAAGGCTTCATGATGTCGAAGGGAAACGAGAGTACTCAGTTTATGCAGAGGCAAGCACCTTATTATATTGAACCGGTTGTACAGAGGTCTGCATCTTTTAATGTTAACCCGTTCACGGGTTATCAAGTCCCTTATAATGTTCCTCGGTTGCCGGCTAATCAAGCTGAAGTATGGGATTTTATGGCGAAGAAGCCGATTTGA
- the LOC103846151 gene encoding MATH domain and coiled-coil domain-containing protein At2g42475 — MSNKKTTFYWQVASVKKIFAETEYKNTLSNACSKLSDLAEVGFKLDWLKSMFDEVSFKTKNADDGADDESLVQQLEERIKNLELMVSGFKKDCSKSKSKMKKSHAADECRFQKLEEGVKNLELMELGLKLDSLKSKLEEVSLVKKISHDADESRAKLLEGRVKNIELMDTASKLHSLKLKLEEIALERKKSYDADESRVRQLEERIKNIELMDLGFKLDCVNTKLDNADESRVQQFEERFKDLSRNVGFTLNCLNTKIEEVSLERKESDDARFQQLEESVDNIELMVSSLEDELDKKKDKPSDDEFWLVD, encoded by the coding sequence ATGAGTAACAAAAAAACCACGTTTTATTGGCAGGTTGCTTCAGTGAAAAAGATATTCGCCGAGACAGAATACAAGAATACTCTAAGCAACGCTTGCAGCAAGTTGAGTGATCTTGCGGAAGTAGGATTCAAGCTGGACTGGTTGAAGTCAATGTTTGATGAAGTTTCCTTCAAGACGAAGAACGCAGACGACGGTGCTGATGATGAGTCTCTGGTCCAACAACTCGAGGAACGCATCAAGAATCTTGAACTAATGGTATCAGGCTTCAAGAAGGACTGTTCCAAGTCAAAGTCCAAGATGAAGAAATCACATGCTGCTGATGAGTGTCGTTTCCAAAAACTTGAAGAAGGCGTCAAGAATCTTGAGCTGATGGAATTAGGGTTGAAACTGGACAGTTTGAAGTCGAAGCTTGAGGAGGTTTCCTTGGTTAAGAAGATATCACATGATGCTGATGAGTCTCGGGCCAAACTACTCGAGGGACGTGTCAAGAACATTGAGCTAATGGACACAGCCTCTAAGCTGCACAGTTTGAAGCTGAAGCTTGAGGAAATTGCCTTGGAGAGGAAGAAATCATATGATGCTGATGAGTCTCGTGTCCGACAACTCGAGGAACGCATCAAGAATATTGAGCTGATGGATTTAGGATTCAAGCTGGACTGTGTGAATACGAAGCTTGATAATGCTGACGAGTCTCGAGTCCAACAATTCGAGGAACGTTTCAAGGACTTGTCAAGGAATGTGGGATTCACGCTAAATTGTTTGAATACAAAGATTGAGGAAGTGTCCTTAGAGAGGAAGGAATCTGATGATGCTCGGTTCCAACAACTTGAGGAAAGCGTCGATAACATTGAGCTGATGGTGTCGTCTCTCGAAGATGAACTAGACAAGAAGAAGGACAAACCTTCTGATGATGAATTTTGGTTGGTAGACTAG
- the LOC103845314 gene encoding transcription factor DIVARICATA, translated as MEILRPTTSHVSGGSWLMEETKSNVATARESATWTAAENKAFENALAVYDDNTPDRWQKVAAVIPGKTVSDVIRQYNELEADVSNIEAGLIPVPGYITSPPFTLDWTAGGGGGGCNGFKPGHPVGNKRSPAVRSPELERKKGVPWTEEEHKLFLMGLKKYGKGDWRNISRNFVITRTPTQVASHAQKYFIRQHSGGKDKRRASIHDITTVNLEDEASLETNKNSLVGREQHSRLGGFPWSQMDNTGNHADAFNITIGNALSGVNSYGQAMLGPFNTTADSCYDAQSTMFQL; from the exons ATGGAGATTCTGAGACCGACAACTTCACATGTCTCCGGTGGGAGCTGGCTCATGGAGGAGACCAAGAGCAACGTGGCAACTGCCCGTGAGTCTGCCACGTGGACGGCGGCGGAGAATAAGGCGTTCGAGAATGCTCTGGCGGTTTACGACGATAACACCCCTGATCGGTGGCAGAAGGTAGCTGCGGTTATCCCAGGGAAGACCGTGAGTGATGTCATCAGACAGTATAACGAGCTGGAAGCTGACGTCAGCAACATCGAGGCCGGTTTAATCCCTGTTCCCGGTTACATCACCTCGCCGCCTTTCACTCTGGATTGGACcgctggtggtggtggaggtggatGTAACGGTTTCAAACCGGGTCATCCGGTTGGTAATAAACGGTCTCCGGCCGTTAGATCGCCGGAGTTGGAGCGGAAGAAAGGTGTTCCTTGGACGGAGGAAGAACACAA GTTATTTCTAATGGGTTTGAAGAAATACGGAAAAGGGGATTGGAGGAACATATCTAGGAACTTTGTTATAACAAGAACGCCAACGCAAGTCGCTAGTCACGCCCAAAAGTACTTTATAAGGCAACACTCTGGCGGCAAAGACAAGAGACGAGCAAGCATTCACGATATAACCACCGTAAATCTCGAGGACGAAGCTTCTTTGGAGACGAACAAGAACTCCTTGGTTGGACGAGAACAGCATTCACGACTAGGCGGGTTTCCTTGGAGCCAAATGGACAATACTGGAAATCATGCAGACGCTTTCAACATAACGATAGGTAACGCTCTTAGTGGCGTTAACTCGTACGGCCAGGCTATGCTAGGGCCGTTTAACACGACCGCTGATTCTTGCTACGATGCGCAGAGCACAATGTTTCAGCTATAG